One window from the genome of Scatophagus argus isolate fScaArg1 chromosome 13, fScaArg1.pri, whole genome shotgun sequence encodes:
- the LOC124069478 gene encoding homer protein homolog 3-like isoform X2, whose translation MFPHHREREQPIFSARAHVFQIDPTTKRNWIPASKHAVTVSFFYDANRNVYRIISVGGTKAIINCTVTPSMTFTKTSQKFGQWADSRANTVYGLGFATEQQLHQFSEKFKEVKDAARLAREKSQDKELANSALTIAAPQFSQSPPVMCVNGPEDKLFRSQSADITLSSEKERIKKMLSEGSICEMNLEAELFTLQDSNSKLVAALHEANANVEQWKKQLAAYQEETERLRDQVAELEAHGGQGPSDLLKDELSQSLEELEALLKAKDEEIHILQSKKAEYHEMEHDRDEAIHRLREMEMRNSELERRIQNSEQNLNNSLEERDRMDSEIQRAIEILDIKIFDLNDLRQSLVKLIDK comes from the exons ATGTTTCCTCACCACAGAGAAAG GGAGCAGCCAATCTTCAGCGCCCGGGCACATGTCTTCCAGATCGACCCCACCACCAAGAGGAACTGGATCCCCGCCAGCAAACATGCCGTCACCGTGTCCTTCTTCTACGATGCCAACCGTAACGTGTACCGCATCATCAGCGTGGGCGGGACCAAG GCAATCATCAACTGCACCGTTACACCCAGCATGACATTTACCAAGACGTCCCAGAAGTTTGGACAGTGGGCGGACAGCAGGGCCAACACTGTGTACGGCCTCGGTTTTGCTACGGAGCAACAGCTGCATCAG TTCTCTGAAAAGTTTAAGGAGGTGAAAGATGCAGCTCGTCTGGCACGAGAAAAGTCACAGGATAAGGAACTGGCCAACTCGGCGCTCACCATAGCTGCTCCTCAG TTCTCACAG TCTCCACCGGTGATGTGTGTGAACGGACCAGAGGACAAGCTGTTCCGCAGCCAGAGCGCAGACATCACCCTGTCGTCTGAGAAGGAGCGCATTAAAAAGATGCTCTCTGAAGG GTCTATTTGTGAGATGAACCTGGAGGCCGAGCTCTTCACTTTGCAGGACAGCAACTCCAAGCTGGTGGCAGCTTTGCATGAGGCTAATGCTAATGTGGAACAGTGGAAGAAACAGCTGGCAGCGTatcaggaggagacagagagacttcGAGACCAG gTGGCTGAATTAGAGGCCCACGGAGGCCAAGGCCCCAGTGACCTGCTGAAGGACGAGCTGTCCCAGTCCCTGGAGGAGCTTGAGGCCCTGCTGAAGGCCAAGGATGAG GAAATCCACATTTTGCAAAGCAAGAAAGCAGAGTACCACGAGATGGAACATGACAGGGATGAGGCCATCCACAGATTACGG GAGATGGAGATGCGTAACTCAGAGTTGGAGCGTCGCATCCAGAACTCAGAGCAGAACCTGAATAACTCTCTGGAGGAACGGGATCGCATGGACTCTGAAATCCAGAGGGCCATTGAAATTCTGGACATCAAGATCTTTGACCTTAATGACCTCCGCCAGAGCCTGGTTAAACTCATTGACAAATAA
- the LOC124069478 gene encoding homer protein homolog 3-like isoform X1: MFPHHREREQPIFSARAHVFQIDPTTKRNWIPASKHAVTVSFFYDANRNVYRIISVGGTKAIINCTVTPSMTFTKTSQKFGQWADSRANTVYGLGFATEQQLHQFSEKFKEVKDAARLAREKSQDKELANSALTIAAPQFSQDLSDELQSPPVMCVNGPEDKLFRSQSADITLSSEKERIKKMLSEGSICEMNLEAELFTLQDSNSKLVAALHEANANVEQWKKQLAAYQEETERLRDQVAELEAHGGQGPSDLLKDELSQSLEELEALLKAKDEEIHILQSKKAEYHEMEHDRDEAIHRLREMEMRNSELERRIQNSEQNLNNSLEERDRMDSEIQRAIEILDIKIFDLNDLRQSLVKLIDK; the protein is encoded by the exons ATGTTTCCTCACCACAGAGAAAG GGAGCAGCCAATCTTCAGCGCCCGGGCACATGTCTTCCAGATCGACCCCACCACCAAGAGGAACTGGATCCCCGCCAGCAAACATGCCGTCACCGTGTCCTTCTTCTACGATGCCAACCGTAACGTGTACCGCATCATCAGCGTGGGCGGGACCAAG GCAATCATCAACTGCACCGTTACACCCAGCATGACATTTACCAAGACGTCCCAGAAGTTTGGACAGTGGGCGGACAGCAGGGCCAACACTGTGTACGGCCTCGGTTTTGCTACGGAGCAACAGCTGCATCAG TTCTCTGAAAAGTTTAAGGAGGTGAAAGATGCAGCTCGTCTGGCACGAGAAAAGTCACAGGATAAGGAACTGGCCAACTCGGCGCTCACCATAGCTGCTCCTCAG TTCTCACAG GACCTCTCGGACGAACTCCAGTCTCCACCGGTGATGTGTGTGAACGGACCAGAGGACAAGCTGTTCCGCAGCCAGAGCGCAGACATCACCCTGTCGTCTGAGAAGGAGCGCATTAAAAAGATGCTCTCTGAAGG GTCTATTTGTGAGATGAACCTGGAGGCCGAGCTCTTCACTTTGCAGGACAGCAACTCCAAGCTGGTGGCAGCTTTGCATGAGGCTAATGCTAATGTGGAACAGTGGAAGAAACAGCTGGCAGCGTatcaggaggagacagagagacttcGAGACCAG gTGGCTGAATTAGAGGCCCACGGAGGCCAAGGCCCCAGTGACCTGCTGAAGGACGAGCTGTCCCAGTCCCTGGAGGAGCTTGAGGCCCTGCTGAAGGCCAAGGATGAG GAAATCCACATTTTGCAAAGCAAGAAAGCAGAGTACCACGAGATGGAACATGACAGGGATGAGGCCATCCACAGATTACGG GAGATGGAGATGCGTAACTCAGAGTTGGAGCGTCGCATCCAGAACTCAGAGCAGAACCTGAATAACTCTCTGGAGGAACGGGATCGCATGGACTCTGAAATCCAGAGGGCCATTGAAATTCTGGACATCAAGATCTTTGACCTTAATGACCTCCGCCAGAGCCTGGTTAAACTCATTGACAAATAA
- the LOC124069476 gene encoding regulator of nonsense transcripts 1-like produces the protein MSVEAYGPSSQTLTFLDTEETELLGADTQGSDYDFTDFTLPSQTQTQGQTQSQLDNQVNGPDGVLQNGDDPVVKASQLLAELNFEEDEEDTYYTKDLPVHACSYCGIHDPACVVYCNTSKKWFCNGRGNTSGSHIVNHLVRAKSKEVTLHKDGPLGETVLECYNCGCRNVFLLGFIPAKADSVVVLLCRQPCASQSSLKDINWDSSQWQPLIQDRCFLSWLVKIPSEQEQLRARQITAQQINKLEELWKENPTATLEDLEKPGVDEEPQHVLLRYEDAYQYQNIFGPLVKLEADYDKKLKESQTQDNITVRWDLGLNKKRIAYFTLPKTDSDMRLMQGDEICLRYKGDLAPPWKGIGHVIKVPDNYGDEIAIELRSSAGAPVEIPHNFQVDFVWKSTSFDRMQSALKTFAVDETSVSCYIYHKLLGHEVEDVVIKCQLPKRFTAQGLPDLNHSQVYAVKTVLQRPLSLIQGPPGTGKTVTSATIVYHLARQGNGPVLVCAPSNIAVDQLTEKIHQTGLKVVRLCAKSREAIDSPVSFLALHNQTRNMDSMPELQKLQQLKDETGELSSSDEKRYRALRRTAERELLMNADVICCTCVGAGDPRLAKMQFRSILIDESTQATEPECMVPVVLGAKQLILVGDHCQLGPVVMCKKAAKAGLSQSLFERLVVLGIRPIRLQVQYRMHPALSAFPSNIFYEGSLQNGVTAADRVKKGFDFQWPQPDKPMFFYVTQGQEEIASSGTSYLNRTEAANVEKITTRLLKAGAKPDQIGIITPYEGQRSYLVQYMQFSGSLHTKLYQEVEIASVDAFQGREKDFIILSCVRANEHQGIGFLNDPRRLNVALTRARYGVIIVGNPKALSKQPLWNHLLNYYKEQKVLVEGPLNNLRESLMQFSKPRKLVNTINPGGRFMSTAMYDAREALIPGSVYDRSSNGRTSNMYFQTHDQIGMIGTGPGPMTSMNIPIPFNLVMPPIPPPGYMGQVNGPTSGRGGMKGKAGSGGGGGTRGGRQRNRSNMGNHSGGNGGADRGQHGGHMSGSQASQDLGSQPFSQGPLTQGYINMSQPSQMSQPGLSQPELSQDSYLGDEFKSQIDVALSQDSTYQGERAYQHGGVTGLSQY, from the exons atgagTGTCGAGGCGTACGGGCCGAGCTCGCAGACTCTAACGTTCCTCGACACCGAGGAAACGGAGCTGCTCGGAGCGGACACCCAGGGATCCGACTACGACTTCACCGATTTTACCCTGCCGAGCCAGACCCAGACCCAAGGCCAGACCCAGAGCCAGCTAGACAACCAG GTTAATGGGCCTGATGGCGTGTTACAGAATGGAGACGACCCTGTGGTAAAAGCCAGTCAGTTGCTGGCAGAGTTGAACtttgaggaggatgaggaggacacTTACTACACTAAGGATCTTCCTGTGCATGCCTGCAG TTACTGTGGAATTCATGACCCAGCCTGTGTGGTCTACTGCAACACCAGCAAGAAGTGGTTCTGTAATGGCCGTGGAAACACATCTGGCAG CCACATTGTAAACCACTTGGTGAGAGCAAAGTCCAAGGAGGTGACCCTGCATAAAGATGGCCCTCTGGGGGAAACAGTGCTGGAGTGCTACAACTGTGGCTGTCGCAATGTCTTCCTTCTGGGCTTCATTCCTGCCAAAGCTGACTCAGTAGTGGTGTTACTGTGCAG GCAGCCATGTGCCAGCCAGAGCAGCCTGAAGGATATCAACTGGGACAGCTCACAGTGGCAGCCTCTCATCCAGGACCGTTGCTTCCTGTCCTGGCTGGTGAAAATCCCTTCCGAGCAGGAACAGCTCAGGGCTCGTCAGATCACCGCCCAGCAGATCAACAAGCTCGAGGAACTCTGGAAG GAAAATCCCACTGCGACTTTGGAGGACTTAGAGAAGCCTGGTGTGGATGAAGAGCCTCAGCATGTGCTGCTCCGCTATGAGGATGCCTACCAGTACCAGAACATCTTTGGTCCTCTCGTGAAGCTGGAGGCTGATTACGATAAGAAACTCAAAGAAtctcag ACTCAAGACAACATTACGGTCAGATGGGACTTGGGCCTGAATAAAAAGAGGATTGCTTATTTCACTCTTCCCAAGACAGACTCAG ACATGCGACTGATGCAGGGAGATGAAATTTGCCTGAGATACAAAGGAGACCTGGCGCCTCCATGGAAGGGCATTGGACATGTCATCAAAGTCCCCGATA ACTATGGTGATGAGATTGCCATAGAGTTAAGGAGCAGTGCCGGAGCTCCAGTGGAGATTCCACACAACTTTCAGGTCGATTTTGTTTGGAAGTCCACTTCGTTTGACAG GATGCAGAGTGCCTTGAAGACATTTGCTGTGGATGAGACTTCAGTGTCTTGTTACATCTACCACAAGCTGCTGGGACATGAGGTCGAGGATGTGGTCATCAAGTGCCAGCTGCCGAAACGCTTCACTGCTCAAGGCCTGCCTGACCTTAACCACTCACAG GTGTATGCTGTGAAGACGGTGCTGCAGCGTCCCCTCAGTCTGATCCAGGGCCCTCCTGGAACAGGGAAGACCGTAACCTCTGCGACCATTGTTTACCACCTGGCTAGACAAGGCAATGG ACCAGTGCTGGTGTGTGCTCCCAGTAACATTGCTGTTGACCAGCTGACAGAGAAGATCCACCAGACAGGCCTCAAAGTGGTGAGACTGTGTGCCAAGAGCAGGGAGGCCATCGACTCACCTGTGTCCTTCTTGGCTCTGCACAACCAGACCCGTAATATGGACAG TATGCCAGAACTTCAGAAGCTCCAGCAGCTGAAGGACGAGACTGGAGAGCTGTCCTCCTCAGACGAGAAGCGCTACAGGGCTCTGAGACGTACTGCTGAGAGGGAGCTGCTTATG AATGCTGATGTGATCTGCTGCACCTGTGTTGGGGCTGGGGACCCTCGTCTGGCCAAGATGCAGTTTCGCTCAATCCTGATTGATGAGAGCACCCAGGCCACTGAACCAGAGTGCATGGTGCCTGTCGTTCTGGGAGCCAAACAG TTGATCCTGGTTGGTGATCACTGTCAGCTGGGCCCTGTGGTGATGTGTAAGAAGGCAGCTAAAGCAGGTCTGTCCCAGTCTCTGTTTGAGCGTCTGGTGGTCTTGGGGATCCGACCAATTCGTCTACAGGTCCAATACCGCATGCACCCGGCCCTCAGCGCCTTCCCCTCCAACATCTTCTATGAGGGCTCTCTGCAGAATGGAGTTACTGCTG CGGATCGTGTGAAAAAAGGCTTTGACTTCCAGTGGCCGCAGCCTGACAAGCCTATGTTCTTTTATGTCACCCAAGGCCAAGAGGAAATCGCCAGCTCTGGAACATCTTACCTCAACAG GACTGAGGCAGCCAATGTGGAAAAGATAACAACAAGGTTGCTGAAGGCTGGAGCAAAACCCGATCAGATTGGTATCATCACGCCCTATGAGGGACAGAGGTCGTACCTGGTCCAATACATGCAGTTCAGTGGCTCCCTTCATACCAAACTCTACCAG GAGGTGGAAATAGCCAGCGTGGATGCCTTTCAGGGCAGAGAAAAGGACTTCATCATCCTGTCCTGTGTCAGGGCCAATGAGCACCAGGGCATTGGCTTCCTCAATGATCCAAGACGTCTCAATGTGGCTCTCACTAGAGCCAG GTATGGTGTGATCATTGTGGGAAATCCCAAGGCTCTGTCCAAGCAGCCTCTGTGGAACCACCTGTTGAACTACTACAAGGAGCAAAAGGTCCTGGTCGAAGGCCCCCTTAACAACCTGAGGGAGAGCCTCATGCAATTCAGCAAGCCCCGCAAGCTAGTCAACACCATCAACCCT GGGGGTCGATTTATGAGCACAGCCATGTATGATGCCAGGGAGGCCCTCATTCCTGGATCTGTTTACGACCGCAGCAGCAACG GACGTACATCCAATATGTATTTCCAGACCCATGATCAGATTGGTATGATTGGAACAGGCCCCGGTCCAATGACATCCATGAACATCCCCATACCCTTCAACCTTGTGATGCCCCCTATACCTCCACCGGGGTACATGGGACAGGTCAATGGACCCACCTCAG GTCGTGGAGGAATGAAAGGCAAGGCAGGCAGTGGAGGAGGCGGTGGGACTCGAGGTGGCCGTCAAAGAAACCGCAGCAACATGGGGAACCACAGCGGCGGGAACGGAGGAGCAGACCGGGGGCAGCATGGAGGTCACATGAGTGGCAGCCAGGCCAGCCAGGACCTGGGCTCCCAGCCCTTCTCCCAGGGGCCTCTGACTCAGGGCTACATCAACATGAGCCAGCCGTCACAGATGAGCCAGCCTGGCCTCTCCCAGCCCGAGCTCTCGCAG GACAGTTACCTAGGAGATGAGTTCAAGTCCCAGATTGATGTGGCTTTGTCCCAGGACTCCACCTACCAGGGGGAGCGGGCCTACCAACACGGTGGTGTGACTGGACTGTCCCAGTACTAG
- the LOC124069310 gene encoding pyroglutamyl-peptidase 1-like — MIMASKKKVIVTGFEPFGEHAVNSSWVAVQELERLGLGDMVDLHVCEVPVEYQAVQSLLPSLWKEHQPQLVVHVGVSGLATTVTLEQCGHNKGYKRLDNCNFCPASQCCLENGPDCIHSVMDMDTVCKRVNDSGLGVTLSVSKDAGRYLCDYTYYTSLHLGQGRSAFIHVPPLGKPYSSQDLGRALQAAIQEMLKLLELHHKHNEHCDHQHQHEH, encoded by the exons ATGATAATGGCCAGTAAGAAGAAAGTAATAGTAACAG GTTTTGAACCTTTTGGAGAGCATGCAGTGAACTCCAGCTGGGTGGCAGTACAG GAACTGGAGCGATTAGGCCTGGGTGACATGGTAGACCTTCATGTGTGTGAGGTGCCTGTTGAATACCAGGCAGTTCAAAGCCTACTGCCATCTCTGTGGAAAGAACACCAGCCACAG TTAGTGGTCCATGTTGGTGTTTCTGGGTTAGCCACCACTGTTACTCTGGAGCAGTGTGGCCACAACAAAGGTTACAAACGCCTGGACAACTGCAACTTCTGCCCTGCTTCTCAGTGTTGCCTGGAGAACGGCCCTGACTGCATACACTCGGTGATGGACATGGACACAGTCTGCAAAAGGGTTAATGACTCTGGCCTCGGGGTCACTCTGTCTGTATCTAAGGATGCTGGAAG GTATCTATGTGACTACACCTACTACACCTCTCTGCACCTTGGGCAGGGTCGCTCTGCTTTCATCCATGTGCCTCCACTTGGAAAACCCTACAGCAGCCAGGACCTGGGCAGAGCCCTTCAGGCTGCCATACAGGAGATGCTGAAACTGCTGGAActgcatcacaaacacaatgagCACTGTGATCACCAGCATCAACACGAGCACTAA